From Syngnathus typhle isolate RoL2023-S1 ecotype Sweden linkage group LG13, RoL_Styp_1.0, whole genome shotgun sequence, a single genomic window includes:
- the sntg1 gene encoding gamma-1-syntrophin isoform X1: MDFKTSNEETKTGIYLMQEGNEEPFNIRLHLAKDILTIQEQDVICVSGEPFYSSERTVTIRRQTIGGFGLSIKGGAEHKIPVVISKISKEQKTELSGLLFIGDSILQINGINVRSYRHEEVVQVLRNAGEEVTLTVSFLKKTPAFLKLPLSEDCTCIPSDQSSGTSSPLCDSGLHLNYHPNNTDTLSCSSWPTSPGLRWEKRWVDLRLLPLLHSRLSQHMPGSDVCRKNAFQVVAVDGVCSGVLQFPSDEDCLDWLQAVGGNISALTKHNVKKINRNFPVNQQIIYMGWADEKEQDSVQDRMYSPKFLALRGSSLFKFSAPPVTTWDWTRAEKSFTVYEIMCKILKDNELVDKRRHCFSVQTETGEDMFFSVELESELLVWEKAFQMATYLEVERIQCKTYACITESHLMGLTVDFSMGFVCFDAASKAVLWRYKFSQLKGSSDDGKSKIKFLFQNQDSKSIEAKELEFSNLFAVLHCIHAFFAAKVACLDPMFAESQATATNVGIPSLASISCNSHTPKLKYKNT, translated from the exons ATGGATTTCAAGACCTCAAATGAAGAG ACAAAGACTGGCATTTATTTGATGCAAGAAGGTAATGAGGAGCCCTTTAATATCCGACTGCACTTGGCTAAAGATATTCTGACCATTCAGGAGCAAGATGTCATCTGCGTGTCTGGAGAGCCTTTCTATTCCAGC GAAAGGACTGTAACGATACGGCGACAGACCATCGGAGGGTTCGGCCTCAGCATCAAG GGTGGTGCTGAGCATAAAATCCCTGTGGTGATATCCAAAATAtccaaagaacaaaaaa CTGAACTCTCTGGGCTGCTTTTCATTGGCGATAGTATCCTCCAG ATAAACGGAATCAACGTGAGAAGCTATCGCCACGAGGAAGTG gtTCAGGTGTTGAGGAATGCTGGTGAAGAAGTGACCCTGACAGTTTCGTTCCTCAAGAAGACCCCAGCTTTCCTCAAATTGCCTCTGAGCGAGGACTGTACGT GCATCCCCAGCGACCAGAGCAGCGGgacctcatctcctttgtgCGATAGCGGCCTACACTTGAACTACCATCCAAATAACACG GACACGCTGTCCTGCTCATCGTGGCCCACTTCCCCTGGTCTCCGCTGGGAGAAGAGATGGGTGGACCTGCGCCTTCTACCGTTGCTGCATTCTCGCCTCTCGCAGCACATGCCGGGCTCTGACGTGTGCAG gAAAAATGCGTTCCAGGTCGTGGCGGTGGACGGAGTTTGCAGTGGCGTGCTCCAGTTCCCTTCCGACGAGGACTGCTTGGATTGGCTTCAGGCTGTCGGCGGCAACATCTCGGCGCTCACAAAGCACAAT GTGAAGAAGATCAACCGGAATTTTCCAGTCAACCAGCAG ATCATCTACATGGGCTGGGCCGACGAGAAGGAGCAGGACTCCGTCCAGGACCGAATGTACTCGCCAAAGTTCCTTGCTTTAAGGGGTTCCTCTCTCTTCAAGTTCTCTGCTCCTCCA GTGACAACATGGGATTGGACGAGAGCAGAGAAAAGTTTTACTGTCTATGAAATTATGTGCAAGATCTTAAAG GACAACGAGCTGGTGGACAAGAGGAGGCACTGCTTCAGCGTGCAGACGGAAACGGGCGAGGACATGTTCTTCAGCGTGGAGCTGGAGTCTGAGCTGCTCGTTTGGGAAAAGGCCTTTCAGATGGCCACTTACCTGGAAGTGGAGCGGATACAG tgtaAAACGTATGCCTGCATCACAGAGAGCCACCTGATGGGACTAACAGTGGACTTCAGCATGGGCTTTGTGTGCTTTGACGCCGCTTCCAAA GCTGTCCTTTGGAGATACAAGTTCTCTCAGCTGAAAGGCTCATCAGACGACGGCAAAAGCAAAATCAAGTTTTTATTCCAAAATCAAGACTCCAAATCTATTGAAGCAAAG GAGCTGGAGTTCTCCAACCTGTTTGCGGTCCTTCATTGCATTCACGCTTTCTTCGCCGCCAAAGTGGCATGCTTGGA
- the sntg1 gene encoding gamma-1-syntrophin isoform X3, with amino-acid sequence MDFKTSNEEEQDVICVSGEPFYSSERTVTIRRQTIGGFGLSIKGGAEHKIPVVISKISKEQKTELSGLLFIGDSILQINGINVRSYRHEEVVQVLRNAGEEVTLTVSFLKKTPAFLKLPLSEDCTCIPSDQSSGTSSPLCDSGLHLNYHPNNTDTLSCSSWPTSPGLRWEKRWVDLRLLPLLHSRLSQHMPGSDVCRKNAFQVVAVDGVCSGVLQFPSDEDCLDWLQAVGGNISALTKHNVKKINRNFPVNQQIIYMGWADEKEQDSVQDRMYSPKFLALRGSSLFKFSAPPVTTWDWTRAEKSFTVYEIMCKILKDNELVDKRRHCFSVQTETGEDMFFSVELESELLVWEKAFQMATYLEVERIQCKTYACITESHLMGLTVDFSMGFVCFDAASKAVLWRYKFSQLKGSSDDGKSKIKFLFQNQDSKSIEAKELEFSNLFAVLHCIHAFFAAKVACLDPMFAESQATATNVGIPSLASISCNSHTPKLKYKNT; translated from the exons ATGGATTTCAAGACCTCAAATGAAGAG GAGCAAGATGTCATCTGCGTGTCTGGAGAGCCTTTCTATTCCAGC GAAAGGACTGTAACGATACGGCGACAGACCATCGGAGGGTTCGGCCTCAGCATCAAG GGTGGTGCTGAGCATAAAATCCCTGTGGTGATATCCAAAATAtccaaagaacaaaaaa CTGAACTCTCTGGGCTGCTTTTCATTGGCGATAGTATCCTCCAG ATAAACGGAATCAACGTGAGAAGCTATCGCCACGAGGAAGTG gtTCAGGTGTTGAGGAATGCTGGTGAAGAAGTGACCCTGACAGTTTCGTTCCTCAAGAAGACCCCAGCTTTCCTCAAATTGCCTCTGAGCGAGGACTGTACGT GCATCCCCAGCGACCAGAGCAGCGGgacctcatctcctttgtgCGATAGCGGCCTACACTTGAACTACCATCCAAATAACACG GACACGCTGTCCTGCTCATCGTGGCCCACTTCCCCTGGTCTCCGCTGGGAGAAGAGATGGGTGGACCTGCGCCTTCTACCGTTGCTGCATTCTCGCCTCTCGCAGCACATGCCGGGCTCTGACGTGTGCAG gAAAAATGCGTTCCAGGTCGTGGCGGTGGACGGAGTTTGCAGTGGCGTGCTCCAGTTCCCTTCCGACGAGGACTGCTTGGATTGGCTTCAGGCTGTCGGCGGCAACATCTCGGCGCTCACAAAGCACAAT GTGAAGAAGATCAACCGGAATTTTCCAGTCAACCAGCAG ATCATCTACATGGGCTGGGCCGACGAGAAGGAGCAGGACTCCGTCCAGGACCGAATGTACTCGCCAAAGTTCCTTGCTTTAAGGGGTTCCTCTCTCTTCAAGTTCTCTGCTCCTCCA GTGACAACATGGGATTGGACGAGAGCAGAGAAAAGTTTTACTGTCTATGAAATTATGTGCAAGATCTTAAAG GACAACGAGCTGGTGGACAAGAGGAGGCACTGCTTCAGCGTGCAGACGGAAACGGGCGAGGACATGTTCTTCAGCGTGGAGCTGGAGTCTGAGCTGCTCGTTTGGGAAAAGGCCTTTCAGATGGCCACTTACCTGGAAGTGGAGCGGATACAG tgtaAAACGTATGCCTGCATCACAGAGAGCCACCTGATGGGACTAACAGTGGACTTCAGCATGGGCTTTGTGTGCTTTGACGCCGCTTCCAAA GCTGTCCTTTGGAGATACAAGTTCTCTCAGCTGAAAGGCTCATCAGACGACGGCAAAAGCAAAATCAAGTTTTTATTCCAAAATCAAGACTCCAAATCTATTGAAGCAAAG GAGCTGGAGTTCTCCAACCTGTTTGCGGTCCTTCATTGCATTCACGCTTTCTTCGCCGCCAAAGTGGCATGCTTGGA
- the sntg1 gene encoding gamma-1-syntrophin isoform X2: protein MDFKTSNEETKTGIYLMQEGNEEPFNIRLHLAKDILTIQEQDVICVSGEPFYSSERTVTIRRQTIGGFGLSIKGGAEHKIPVVISKISKEQKTELSGLLFIGDSILQINGINVRSYRHEEVVQVLRNAGEEVTLTVSFLKKTPAFLKLPLSEDCIPSDQSSGTSSPLCDSGLHLNYHPNNTDTLSCSSWPTSPGLRWEKRWVDLRLLPLLHSRLSQHMPGSDVCRKNAFQVVAVDGVCSGVLQFPSDEDCLDWLQAVGGNISALTKHNVKKINRNFPVNQQIIYMGWADEKEQDSVQDRMYSPKFLALRGSSLFKFSAPPVTTWDWTRAEKSFTVYEIMCKILKDNELVDKRRHCFSVQTETGEDMFFSVELESELLVWEKAFQMATYLEVERIQCKTYACITESHLMGLTVDFSMGFVCFDAASKAVLWRYKFSQLKGSSDDGKSKIKFLFQNQDSKSIEAKELEFSNLFAVLHCIHAFFAAKVACLDPMFAESQATATNVGIPSLASISCNSHTPKLKYKNT, encoded by the exons ATGGATTTCAAGACCTCAAATGAAGAG ACAAAGACTGGCATTTATTTGATGCAAGAAGGTAATGAGGAGCCCTTTAATATCCGACTGCACTTGGCTAAAGATATTCTGACCATTCAGGAGCAAGATGTCATCTGCGTGTCTGGAGAGCCTTTCTATTCCAGC GAAAGGACTGTAACGATACGGCGACAGACCATCGGAGGGTTCGGCCTCAGCATCAAG GGTGGTGCTGAGCATAAAATCCCTGTGGTGATATCCAAAATAtccaaagaacaaaaaa CTGAACTCTCTGGGCTGCTTTTCATTGGCGATAGTATCCTCCAG ATAAACGGAATCAACGTGAGAAGCTATCGCCACGAGGAAGTG gtTCAGGTGTTGAGGAATGCTGGTGAAGAAGTGACCCTGACAGTTTCGTTCCTCAAGAAGACCCCAGCTTTCCTCAAATTGCCTCTGAGCGAGGACT GCATCCCCAGCGACCAGAGCAGCGGgacctcatctcctttgtgCGATAGCGGCCTACACTTGAACTACCATCCAAATAACACG GACACGCTGTCCTGCTCATCGTGGCCCACTTCCCCTGGTCTCCGCTGGGAGAAGAGATGGGTGGACCTGCGCCTTCTACCGTTGCTGCATTCTCGCCTCTCGCAGCACATGCCGGGCTCTGACGTGTGCAG gAAAAATGCGTTCCAGGTCGTGGCGGTGGACGGAGTTTGCAGTGGCGTGCTCCAGTTCCCTTCCGACGAGGACTGCTTGGATTGGCTTCAGGCTGTCGGCGGCAACATCTCGGCGCTCACAAAGCACAAT GTGAAGAAGATCAACCGGAATTTTCCAGTCAACCAGCAG ATCATCTACATGGGCTGGGCCGACGAGAAGGAGCAGGACTCCGTCCAGGACCGAATGTACTCGCCAAAGTTCCTTGCTTTAAGGGGTTCCTCTCTCTTCAAGTTCTCTGCTCCTCCA GTGACAACATGGGATTGGACGAGAGCAGAGAAAAGTTTTACTGTCTATGAAATTATGTGCAAGATCTTAAAG GACAACGAGCTGGTGGACAAGAGGAGGCACTGCTTCAGCGTGCAGACGGAAACGGGCGAGGACATGTTCTTCAGCGTGGAGCTGGAGTCTGAGCTGCTCGTTTGGGAAAAGGCCTTTCAGATGGCCACTTACCTGGAAGTGGAGCGGATACAG tgtaAAACGTATGCCTGCATCACAGAGAGCCACCTGATGGGACTAACAGTGGACTTCAGCATGGGCTTTGTGTGCTTTGACGCCGCTTCCAAA GCTGTCCTTTGGAGATACAAGTTCTCTCAGCTGAAAGGCTCATCAGACGACGGCAAAAGCAAAATCAAGTTTTTATTCCAAAATCAAGACTCCAAATCTATTGAAGCAAAG GAGCTGGAGTTCTCCAACCTGTTTGCGGTCCTTCATTGCATTCACGCTTTCTTCGCCGCCAAAGTGGCATGCTTGGA